One genomic window of Deinococcus misasensis DSM 22328 includes the following:
- a CDS encoding GNAT family N-acetyltransferase, with protein sequence MIWTERTPTPEEYRELCTAVDWQNVMNFDVAPEALKASLYSVVVHNPEGQIAGMARVVGDGFIYFYVQDVVIHPAFQGQGLGQALLGRVMEWIQNHAPEKAFVGLFSAQGKEDFYRKFGFENHEGLTGMFTVVKPGH encoded by the coding sequence ATGATCTGGACCGAACGCACCCCGACCCCTGAGGAATACCGGGAACTCTGCACCGCAGTGGACTGGCAAAACGTGATGAATTTTGATGTGGCCCCCGAGGCCCTGAAAGCCTCTCTGTACAGTGTGGTGGTCCACAACCCTGAAGGCCAGATTGCTGGTATGGCCCGTGTGGTGGGTGATGGGTTCATCTACTTTTACGTGCAGGATGTGGTGATCCACCCTGCCTTTCAGGGTCAAGGACTCGGGCAGGCGTTGCTTGGGCGTGTGATGGAATGGATTCAAAACCACGCCCCAGAGAAAGCTTTTGTAGGTCTGTTCTCGGCACAGGGCAAAGAAGACTTTTACCGCAAGTTTGGCTTCGAGAACCACGAGGGTTTGACTGGCATGTTCACGGTGGTCAAACCGGGTCACTGA
- a CDS encoding ABC transporter substrate-binding protein: MRIATLTCSNTEILAALGFADHLCAVDNHSDFPEEALQGLPRLGPDLSINMALLQELKPDLVLASHSVPGMEKVTAQLAETGLRYEILDPTSWSGVLESIRTVGRVLSCIDRAETLIQDMQNEIQSLRESLPAFEAPPKVMVEWWPRPVIVATQDSWITDMLRLLGAENAFSHLEKRSSPVTDQQVIEAAPELIVCSWCGVKKLRPEVIENRKGWEQIPAIQNQKVVCIPESGLGRPGPRLMEGFRALAEVLREGFAQPEAPARPVQPH, translated from the coding sequence ATGCGCATTGCCACCCTCACTTGCTCCAACACTGAAATTCTGGCGGCTCTGGGATTTGCCGATCACTTGTGTGCTGTAGACAACCACTCCGATTTTCCAGAGGAGGCTTTACAGGGCCTCCCCAGACTGGGACCGGACCTGAGCATCAACATGGCGCTTTTGCAGGAATTGAAACCGGATCTGGTGTTGGCAAGCCATTCGGTTCCGGGCATGGAAAAAGTGACCGCCCAGCTTGCGGAAACGGGCTTGCGGTATGAAATTCTGGACCCCACCTCGTGGTCCGGGGTGCTGGAAAGCATCCGTACAGTTGGGCGTGTTCTTTCCTGCATAGACCGTGCTGAAACCCTGATTCAGGACATGCAAAACGAAATCCAGAGCCTCAGGGAAAGTCTGCCTGCTTTTGAGGCCCCTCCAAAAGTGATGGTGGAATGGTGGCCCCGTCCGGTGATTGTGGCCACACAGGATTCATGGATCACCGACATGCTGCGTCTGCTCGGGGCAGAGAACGCTTTTTCCCATCTGGAAAAGCGGTCCAGTCCGGTGACCGACCAGCAGGTCATCGAAGCAGCCCCGGAACTGATCGTGTGCTCGTGGTGTGGGGTGAAAAAACTCCGGCCAGAGGTCATCGAAAACCGCAAAGGCTGGGAGCAGATTCCGGCCATCCAAAACCAGAAGGTGGTGTGCATCCCCGAGTCGGGGCTCGGTCGTCCGGGGCCACGCCTCATGGAAGGGTTCAGGGCTCTGGCAGAGGTGCTGAGAGAGGGATTTGCCCAACCTGAAGCACCTGCAAGACCTGTGCAGCCACACTGA
- the xdhC gene encoding xanthine dehydrogenase accessory protein XdhC yields the protein MFQAEWTQTLKRLSEARENTVMVTLLHVRGHAPQQAGVKMLVTTTEAFHTLGGGFMEHHAIQKARGLLASGEQAPVTEVLRLTQKETPAHTVQCCGGEVTLLYEVIQFQQPTVAIYGLGHIGQGVAFHLSKLPITLQLFDSRENQIPEIPASRATLHRHHVPIPEATVLDLPEGTLVLILTHDHATDLAVLEMALKRPDFPFIGVIGSKVKRQNFRQHLLKEGFSEEALGRITSPVGLEGIRSKDPAVIALSVAAQVLQVLQVGQIPLSAPLPEP from the coding sequence ATGTTCCAGGCTGAATGGACCCAGACCCTGAAACGCCTCTCTGAGGCCAGAGAAAACACCGTGATGGTGACCTTGCTGCACGTCCGGGGACACGCGCCACAACAGGCAGGGGTGAAAATGCTGGTCACCACCACAGAGGCGTTTCACACCTTGGGAGGGGGCTTCATGGAGCACCACGCCATCCAGAAAGCCCGAGGTTTGCTGGCCTCTGGCGAACAGGCTCCCGTGACCGAAGTTTTGAGGCTCACCCAGAAAGAAACCCCGGCCCACACCGTGCAATGCTGCGGAGGGGAAGTCACCCTGCTTTACGAGGTGATCCAGTTTCAGCAGCCTACGGTTGCCATTTATGGCCTTGGGCACATTGGGCAGGGGGTGGCTTTTCATCTGAGCAAACTTCCCATCACCCTGCAGCTTTTTGACAGCCGGGAAAACCAGATTCCAGAGATTCCAGCGTCCAGAGCGACCCTTCACAGGCATCACGTCCCGATTCCAGAGGCCACTGTGCTGGATTTGCCTGAAGGAACGCTGGTTCTGATCCTCACCCACGACCATGCCACCGACCTTGCGGTGCTGGAAATGGCCCTGAAGCGACCAGATTTTCCCTTCATCGGGGTGATCGGATCCAAAGTGAAACGCCAGAACTTCAGGCAGCACCTTTTAAAAGAAGGGTTTTCAGAAGAAGCTCTGGGCCGGATCACTTCTCCGGTGGGTCTTGAAGGCATCCGTTCAAAAGACCCTGCAGTGATTGCGCTCAGTGTGGCTGCACAGGTCTTGCAGGTGCTTCAGGTTGGGCAAATCCCTCTCTCAGCACCTCTGCCAGAGCCCTGA